One Tessaracoccus lacteus DNA window includes the following coding sequences:
- a CDS encoding dihydroorotate dehydrogenase-like protein produces MDLTTKYLGLELRNPLVASAGPLSQTVAGIRSLDDGGVGAIVLYSLFEEQLRREAASIAELEELYDDSFAEAISYFPNVPNTRRDASHPYLRLVEEATRLCEAPVIASLNGASVGGWTDTARRLEEAGAAAIELNIYYVPGDLTMTGREVEQRHVDILAGVKQAVSVPVAVKLSPYFSSVGNMALQLDAAGADGLVLFNRFLQPDIDIDRVTIESGVSLSSPIEARLPRTWIAVLRDKVRASLAATTGVDTAEDVIKYILAGADVVMTTSALVRRGAAYAQVLVDGLEEWLEARNLPLAQARGLLAVPKDTAPDAYERAGYVSALEKAKKTYGSLR; encoded by the coding sequence ATGGATCTCACGACGAAGTACCTCGGACTCGAGCTGCGCAACCCGCTCGTCGCGTCCGCCGGGCCGCTCTCCCAGACGGTGGCGGGCATCCGTTCGCTGGACGACGGGGGCGTCGGCGCGATCGTGCTCTACTCCCTGTTCGAGGAGCAGTTGCGCCGCGAGGCCGCGTCGATCGCCGAGCTGGAGGAGCTGTACGACGACTCTTTCGCGGAGGCGATCAGCTACTTCCCCAACGTCCCGAACACACGCCGAGACGCCAGCCACCCGTACCTCAGGCTGGTCGAGGAGGCCACGCGGCTGTGCGAGGCGCCTGTCATCGCGTCGCTCAACGGCGCGTCGGTCGGCGGTTGGACCGACACGGCCCGCCGCCTCGAGGAGGCCGGCGCCGCGGCGATCGAGCTGAACATCTACTACGTGCCCGGCGACCTGACGATGACCGGCCGCGAGGTCGAGCAGCGCCACGTCGACATTCTGGCCGGCGTCAAGCAGGCCGTCAGCGTGCCGGTGGCCGTGAAGCTCAGCCCGTACTTCTCGTCGGTCGGCAACATGGCGCTGCAGCTCGACGCGGCCGGCGCGGACGGGCTCGTGCTGTTCAACCGCTTCCTGCAGCCCGACATCGACATCGACCGCGTGACGATCGAGTCCGGCGTGTCGCTGTCGTCGCCGATCGAGGCCCGCCTGCCCCGCACCTGGATCGCGGTGCTCCGCGACAAGGTCCGCGCCTCGCTGGCCGCGACCACCGGGGTCGACACGGCGGAGGACGTCATCAAGTACATCCTCGCCGGCGCCGACGTCGTGATGACCACGTCGGCGCTCGTGCGCCGCGGAGCCGCCTACGCCCAGGTGCTCGTCGACGGGTTGGAGGAGTGGCTGGAGGCGCGGAACCTGCCGCTGGCCCAGGCTCGCGGGCTGCTGGCCGTCCCGAAGGACACCGCGCCCGACGCGTACGAGCGCGCGGGGTACGTGTCGGCGCTGGAGAAGGCGAAGAAGACCTACGGGTCGCTGCGCTGA